One Falco biarmicus isolate bFalBia1 chromosome 9, bFalBia1.pri, whole genome shotgun sequence genomic region harbors:
- the GSTO1 gene encoding glutathione S-transferase omega-1, whose protein sequence is MAGEHSRSLGKGSAAPGPVPEGVIRLYSMRFCPFAQRARLVLRAKGISYEVININLKNKPDWFFEKNPFGLVPVLETSKGQLIYESPITCEYLDEAFPGKKLMPSDPYERAFQKMLLEHFSKITPIVFKYFVAVKDGQDATALKAEIAEKFGKLEEILSKRNTVFYGGDSISMLDYMIWPWFERLEPFQLKDSLSHTPKLQRWMEAMKEDPAVKATMTDPQIFKDYLELYLKNSPEACDYGL, encoded by the exons ATGGCGGGCGAGCACTCTCGCAGCCTGGGCAAGG GTAGCGCGGCCCCGGGGCCGGTGCCCGAGGGGGTGATCCGGCTGTACAGCATGCGGTTCTGCCCCTTCGCCCAGAGGGCGCGTCTCGTCCTCCGCGCCAAGGGCATCAG ctATGAAGTAATCAACATCAATCTGAAGAACAAACCTGACTGGTTCTTTGAGAAGAATCCCTTTGGGCTGGTTCCTGTTCTGGAGACCAGCAAGGGCCAGCTGATTTATGAGTCGCCAATCACTTGCGAATATTTGGATGAAGCATTTCCAGGGAAGAAGCTGATGCCTTCGGACCCGTATGAGCGAGCCTTTCAGAAGATGCTCTTGGAACATTTCTCAAAG ATAACGCCCATagttttcaagtattttgtgGCAGTCAAAGATGGTCAGGATGCCACGGCACTGAAAGCAGAGATTGCTGAAAAGTTTGGCAAACTTGAAGAG ATTCTGTCCAAACGCAACACTGTGTTTTACGGTGGGGACTCAATCTCCATGCTTGACTACATGATCTGGCCATGGTTTGAACGTCTGGAACCATTCCAGCTGAAGGA CTCTTTGAGTCACACCCCCAAGCTCCAACGCTGGATGGAGGCCATGAAGGAGGACCCTGCTGTCAAGGCTACAATGACTGACCCACAGATATTCAAGGATTACCTTGAGCTCTATCTGAAGAACAGCCCTGAGGCATGTGATTATGGGCTCTGA